GGTTTGACATTCAGGGGCGCGCGCGTATCATCTGTGCCATGAAGCGGCTCTTGCTTGTCATTCCAATCGCCGTTGTGGCCCTGGTCGCGCTGGTTTGGAGCCAGCAGCGCGCGGCGCCGTTCTTTGTCTCGGGGTTCATCGAGTCGCACCAGATCAGGGTGGGCTCGCGGGTCGGCGGGCGCGTGCGGGCGGTGCACGTCGTTGAGGGGCAGCAGGTCGCACGCGGCACGGCGCTCATGGAGTTGGAGCCGTACGACCTCGACGCCCGGTTGGGACAGGCGCGGGCAGCGCTGGCGGCGCAGGAGGCCCGGCTGCAGCGCTTGCGGGCCGGTGCGCGGGCGGAGGAAATCGGGCAGGCCCGTGCGGCCCGCGATCGCGCGCAGGCCGTGGTGGACAAGGCAGTGGCCGGTCCGCGGCCACTGGAACTGAGCATTGCGCGTGACGTCGTCGCGCAGGCGGAGGCGGAGCTGACAAAGGCGCAGAAGGACTTCGCGCGCGTGAAGAAGCTGTTTGACCAGGGCCAGGCCGCCGAGGAAGAAATGGATGAAGTCACTCGCCGGCTCGCGGTGACGGAGGCCAGCGCGGCTCGGGCGCGCGACGAGCTGGGGCTGCTCGAAGAAGGCACCCGGGCTGAAGATGTGGCCGAGGCCCAGGCGCGCCTGGCCGAGGCGGCGCAAACGCTGGCGTTGCTCGAAGCCGGGTCGCGGACCGAGGACATCGCCGAGGCCGAGGCGCAGGTGGCGGCGGCGCAGGCGGCGGTGGCGGTCATCGAGCAGCAGCGCCTCGAGCTGATCGTGACGGCGCCGGTCGAGTGCGTGGTGGAGGCGGTAGACCTGCGGCCGGGCGACCTGGTGGGCGCGAATGCGCCGGTGATTGCTCTCACCGACAGTTCGGAGCTGTGGGTGCGCGCGTTCGTGCCGGAGGACCGGCTGGATTTGCAGCTCGGGCAGAAGCTGGCGGTGCGCGTGGATTCATTTCCGCAGCGCCGCTTCGCGGGCCACATTTCGTATATCTCGCGCGCGGCCGAGTTCACGCCTTCCAACGTGCAGACGCCGGAAGAGCGCAGCAAGCAGGTCTTCCGCGTGAAGGTCGTGCTGGACGAGGGCCGTGACGTACTGCGGGCGGGGATGTCGGCAGACGTGTTCCTGGAGCCGGAACGATGAACGCCGCGGCCGACCGGCCGGTCATCGTCGCCGACGCGCTGACGCGCAAGTTCGGCGAGTTCGTCGCCGTGCATGAAGTCAACTTCGCCGTCCCGCGGGCCGCGATCTACGGGTTCCTGGGGCCGAACGGCAGCGGGAAGTCGACCGTCATCCGCATGCTGTGCGGCGTGCTGCGCCCCTCGGCCGGGCGTGGCAGCGTGCTGGGCTTCGACGTGGCGCACCAGGCGGAAGCCGTCAAACGCCGGATCGGCTACATGTCGCAGAAGTTCAGCCTGTATGCCGACCTGAGCGTCACGGAGAACCTGGAATTCTACGGTCGCATCTACGGGCTGTCGCGCGAGAAGATCCGTGCGCGGATCGCCGAGCTGTTCGCGCTGTGCGGCATCGGGCCGTTCGCGCGGCAGATCGCGGGCACGCTGTCGGGCGGCTGGAAGCAGCGCCTCGCGCTCGCCTGTGCGCTGGTTCACGAGCCCGACGTGCTGTTCCTCGACGAGCCCACCGCCGGTATCGATCCGGTCGCGCGCCGCGAGCTGTGGGACCTGCTCTTTGAGCTGTCCGGCCGGGGTGCGACGCTCTTTGTCACGACGCACTACATGGACGAGGCGGAGCGCTGCACGCACGTGGGCTACATCTACATGTCGCGGTTGATCGTCGGCGGCAGACCGGCGGAGCTGAAGCAGCTCGCGGACGTGACCCCGGCGGGGACGCGCCGGCTTGAGCTGATTTGTCAGCAGCCCACGGTCGTGCTGCCGCGCATCCGGGCGGTGCCGAGTGTGCACG
The window above is part of the Phycisphaerae bacterium genome. Proteins encoded here:
- a CDS encoding HlyD family efflux transporter periplasmic adaptor subunit, with the translated sequence MKRLLLVIPIAVVALVALVWSQQRAAPFFVSGFIESHQIRVGSRVGGRVRAVHVVEGQQVARGTALMELEPYDLDARLGQARAALAAQEARLQRLRAGARAEEIGQARAARDRAQAVVDKAVAGPRPLELSIARDVVAQAEAELTKAQKDFARVKKLFDQGQAAEEEMDEVTRRLAVTEASAARARDELGLLEEGTRAEDVAEAQARLAEAAQTLALLEAGSRTEDIAEAEAQVAAAQAAVAVIEQQRLELIVTAPVECVVEAVDLRPGDLVGANAPVIALTDSSELWVRAFVPEDRLDLQLGQKLAVRVDSFPQRRFAGHISYISRAAEFTPSNVQTPEERSKQVFRVKVVLDEGRDVLRAGMSADVFLEPER